Below is a genomic region from Mesorhizobium sp. NZP2298.
CCGGCGCGATGCGCGGCCACCATGACGTGGTCGCGCCACTGGTTGGCATGCTCGAAGCGGTCGAGGATCTGCCTGGCACGGCTTTCGCTGGCCAAAGCCTGACCGGATGCGACCGCGAAGGCCGTGGAAAGCAAAAGGCTCAGCCAGATTGTCCGCATCGAGAATCGCTCCTTGCCGGATCGAAACCGGGATAGGCGATGCCCGTGACAGGCGGGTGAACGAAGCCGGCTAGCGGATGGTGCGTCAGATGCGCCTGGACAGCCGACGGAACCATGCCATGGCCGGCATCTCGACCAGGCGCCAGGTAATCCAGGAGGCGGCGATGGTGGCGATGAGCATGATGACGATTGCCCCGGTCCCGGCCAAGCCGGCGCCGAAGCCGGTGGCGGGCTGTCCGCGCAGCACAAAGTCGCCGATCAGACCAAGGCCAAGCTTGCGCTCGACGAGCCCGGCAAAATTGATCAGACGCGCCTGGACGAAGATGTGGACCATGTAGATGGAGTAGGACAGCGCGCCAAGCGTCAGCATGAAGGGCGTTCTCAGCAAGGCGGAAATCCAGCCGCCCTCATGGGCGAAGAGGAACAGCGCCAGCGCGAACACCAGGGGTGCCGCGATACCAAAATCATTGCTGCCCGCCAACGAGACAAAAAGCACGATCACCGCCACCATCACGATTTCGGCAAGGGTCCAGCTCAGCCGTGGGCCGCTCCTGGCGAGGAGCTGTCGCGCCCCTGCAATGGAATCATGCTGAAACCAGGCCAGCAGGGCGCCGAGCGAGAAGCCGTAGAGACAGCGGATGAAGCCGAAATCGTAGGACACATCCATATGATGCGTGGAGAAGCCGAGCAGGAACAGCGGCGCGGTGACGGCGGCGGCGACAAACCATATCCAGGCACGCGCGCCGGCGACGAAGACCACGCCCGCGAACAAGAGATAGGCGAAGAACTCGGCCGAAATGCTCCAGCTTGGCGCATTCCAGGTCAATTGATCCTCAAAGCCCATTCCCTGCAGGAGAAGCAGATTGGCAAGCAGGCTCGCAAGGTCGAAACCGCCGGTGAAGGGGGCTGCGCCGGTGCCATGAAGTTGCGGGAGCATCAGCCGCAGCAGTTCGAACCCCGCAAAAGCCGCAAGCATCAGCAGATGCAGCGGGTAGATGCGGCCGAAACGCACCAGCGCGAAGCGGGCTACCTCTTCCGGCCGGCTGAGCCGATTGGCGTAGCTGCTGGCGATGACGAAACCGGAAAGAACGAAGAAGAAGTCGACGAAAAGGTAGGACGAACCCACAAAGGCGCTTTGCGAGATCGACGAGGCGGTCGGGAAATGAAACAGGGCCACCAGAAGCGCGCAGATGCCGCGCCACGAATCGAGAACCTGGAAGCGTTCTCCCGCTACCGTACCGGCATGGGTCGACACCACGGCATGGGACGGATTAAGAAACGCGGTCTGCGTCATGATGGTACAGATCCTGTCTTGCCGTGGCACCTGGGCGGCACCGTTTCGTCTCCCCAAGCTGTGACTGGCATCTTCCGTGCCGGTTTTGTAGTTGTTGCACCCCGATGAAAACGAGGACCAGTAATGGCGACCAAGAACATCGACCATGCCTTCACCGCCCGTTCCAAGACGGGCGGCGCCCTTGAGCCGACCTATTCCGGCGCGCTGTCGTTCATGCGGCGCAAATACACCAAGGACGTGAAGGGCGCGGACGCGGTGGTGTGGGGCATTCCTTTCGACGCCGCCGTCACCAACCGGCCTGGCGCCCGCTTCGGGCCGCAGGCTATACGCCGCGCCTCGGCCATCCTCGACAATGACCCGCAGTACCCGTTCTCGCGCGATCTGTTCGAGCATCTGGCCGTGGTCGATTATGGCGACTGCCTGCTCGACTCCGGCAACCACCAGAAGACGCCCGGCACGATCGAGCGCGAAGCGGCCAAGATCCTGAAGTCGGGCGCTTTCCTTTTGACGCTCGGCGGCGACCATTTCGTTACCTGGCCGCTGCTCAAGGCGCATGCCGCCATCCACGGACCGCTCGCTCTGGTGCAGTTCGACGCGCATCAGGATACGTGGGAAGATGACGGCAAGCGCATCGACCACGGATCCTTCGTCGGCCGTGCGGTCAAGGAAGGCATCATCGACCCCGACCGGTCGATCCAGATCGGCATCCGGACGCACGCGCCCGACACGTTCGGCATCAAGATCCTCTACGGCCACGAAATCGAGGAGATGCGTGCATCCGACATCGCCTATGCGATCGTCGACCGCACCGGCGGCAAGAAGACGTACCTCACCTTCGACATCGACTGCCTCGACCCGGCCTATGCGCCCGGCACCGGCACGCCGGTGGCCGGCGGGCCTTCGTCGGCGAAGATCCTGTCGACGCTGCGCCAGCTCAACCAGGTCGATATTGTCGGCGCCGATGTCGTGGAGGTTGCGCCGGCCTATGATCACGCCGATATAACGGCGATCGCCGGCTCGATGGTGGCCATGCAATATCTCGGCCTGCTGGCTGAACGAAAGGCACGACAGGTAGAGATGAACAACGGCAATCATAACGGTGCCGCGGTGAATCAAGGTCACGGCATATAGTGTTGAAGTATCAGGGAATTTGATCAGGTCATGAAACCGAAAATCTTCATCGACGGCGAGCACGGCACCACCGGCCTCCAGATCCGGGCGCTGCTTGCCGAGCGTGGCGACCTGGAGATCATTTCCATTCCCGCCGAGCGCCGCAAGGAAACGGCGGCGCGCGCTGAATTCCTCAATGCCGCCGATATCGCGATCCTGTGCCTGCCGGACGACGCGGCGAAGGAGAGCGTCTCGCTGATCGCCAACGACACCACCAAGATCATCGATGCGTCGACCGCGCATCGCGTCGCCGAAGGCTGGGCATATGGCTTCGCCGAGATGGACAAGGATCAGGCCAAGGCGATCGCCACCGCCAAGCGCGTCGCCAATCCCGGCTGCTGGCCGCAGGGACCGATCGCGACACTGCGGCCACTGGTTGCCGCCGGCCTGCTGCCAACCGATTTCCCCATCACCGTCAACGGCATTTCGGGCTATTCGGGCGGCGGTCGGCCGATGATCGAGGACTATGTCGCCAAGGGCGAGGACGCCTCGGAGTTCCTGCCCTATGGCCTGACCCTGCAGCACAAGCACGTGCCGGAGTTGAGGGCCTATGCGAAACTGTCGCATGATCCGATCATGCAGCCGGCGGTCGGCAATTTCGCCCAGGGCATGATCACCGTGGTGCCGCTGCAACTCGGCGGCCTGGACCATGTGCCGACAGGCGCGGAGCTCCATGCGGCCATTGCCGACCATTTCGCCGCGATCAAGGGCGGCGTGGTGGAAGTGGCGCCGTACGCCCATCTGGAGCGTGTGCCGGAGATCGATCCCGAGATCTACAACGGCACCAACCGCATGAAGGTCTATGTCTTTGCCAACGACAACAGAGCGCAGGCGCTGCTGCTGGCGGTCTATGACAATCTCGGCAAGGGTGCCTCGGGCGCGGCCGTCCAGAACATGGACCTGATGCTCGGCCTTTGATGGACGCACCAGTCTTCCCGGCGCGCTGGAAAATCAGCGCGCCCGAACTCATTGCCGAGACCTTTTCGAGCCGCATCTGGAAGGTTGTTCGCGAGGATGGCTCGCCGGCCGTCGTCAAGGCGCTCAAGCCTTTCGACGATGTCGCCGACGAGTTGCGCGGCGAGCATTTCCTCGCCTGGCGGCGCGGCGAAGGCGCGGTGCGCCTGCTTGGCCGCGACGGCCACAGAATGCTGCTCGAATATGCCGGCGACACGCTGCTTACGCGGGTTCTCGATGAACAGGGCGACAACGTCGCGACCGCAATCGCTGCTGAGGTAATGGCAAAACTGCTCTCGCCATCAAAACACCGCTACCCGCCCGAGCTTCAGCCGCTCAGGGAGCGGTTTTCGAGCCTCTTCAAGAAGGCGAAAACCGACCGCCATGCCAGCGACGACAGCCTCTATGTCGAGGCTGCGGCCATCGCCGAACGGCTGCTGGAAAATCCGCACGATATCAGGCCCTTGCATGGCGATCTCCACCACGACAACATCTTGCAGGGCCCGCGCGGTTGGCTGGCGATCGACCCGAAGGGCGTGCTTGGCGATCCCGGCTTCGACGCCGCCAACATGTTCTACAACCCGCTCGACCGCGACGCGCTTTGCCTCGATCCCTCGCGGATCGCACACATGGCCGAAGTCTTTGCCAGGACGCTGGGGCAGTCGCCGGCCGCGATACTGGACCATGCCATCGCCTATGGCTGCCTGTCCGCGGCATGGCATCACGAGGACGACAATGCGGCCGAGGAGAACCGCGAGCTGTCGATCGCCAAGACGATCCGGGCCGTGCGGACGAATTTCTGACCCGGGAACGGCTGAAGTAATCGATTGTTCACCATGATCGGCTAGTGACATGTCCTGGCTTTCATAAGGATTTGCCATGGTCAGCGCGATCTCGGGTTCGTCCTCGGCAACCCAGTATTCCTCGTCCAGTTCCTCGAGCAATGCAGCCCAGGAGGCAGCGCTCGAAAAGCAGATCCAGGACCTGGAGGATCAGGCCAAGGCGATCACGGATGAAGTCAAGGCCGCCCAGGTGCGGCAGGATATAGCCGTGGCCCAAGCCAAGCTTGATGCGCTCAGGGCCGCCGACGCCGACAAGGCCGCCAAGGCCGCTCAGAGCCAGTCAACACCCTCCGCCGCCGCCTTGCGCCAAGCGGAATTCGACGGCGAGAAAACCACGCAGTCCAACGAATTCTGGATGTGACGATCTGATCGGCTCGGGATCAATTCCGGAGCGCGATCTCTTGCGGCAAGGGGTAAGCTCCCTTGGTGCCGCGACAATGCGCGGCGGCAAAGCCCAGCACGATCAGTGCGAAACCCTGATGGGTGAGCGCCATATGCAGCGGCACTTGCATCAGCAGCGTGCCGATGCCGATCGACGCCTGCACCAGCACCAGCACGAACAATAGCGTCGCGCGGCGCGCATGGGTTGAGCCCGGCAAGCGGATCCGTGTCGCGATCATGTGCCAGAGCGCGACGGCGAAGACTGTATAGGCGCCGAGCCGATGAACGAACTGCACCGTCTTCGGGCTTTCGAAGAAATTGCGCCATGCCGGCTCGAGGATCAGCAGGTCACCCGGGATGATCTTGCCATCCATCAGCGGCCAGGTGTTGTAGCTCAAACCGGCATTGAGCCCGGCGACAAGGCCGCCGAGATAGATCTGGATCAGCGCCAGAAGCACGATGAAGCCGGCTAGGCGCTGCGTCGAGCGATCGGCGGCGGGCTCGGAGTGCGGCGCCAAGCCACGCGCGACGACCATGGTGGCGGTGAAGATCAGCGCCGCCAGCGTCAAATGCGTCGCCAGCCGGTACTGGCTCACCGAGACCCGGTCGACCAGGCCGGAGGCCACCATCCACCAGCCGATGGCGCCTTGCAGGCCACCGAGAAGCAGGATGCCGACCAGCTTCGGCCCAAGGCCGCGCTCGATGCGGCGCGTTACCCAGAAGACCAGCAGCGGCAAGGCGAAAACCAGGCCGACGCTGCGCGCCAGCAGACGATGCGCCCACTCCCACCAGAAGATCGACTTGAACGCCTCGATGCTCATGCCCTTGTTGAGCTCGGTGTATTGCGGGATCTGCTGGTAGCGCTGGAATTCCTCTTGCCACTCGGCGTCGTTGAGCGGCGGGATGACGCCATGGATCGGCTGCCATTCGGTGATCGACAGGCCC
It encodes:
- a CDS encoding COX15/CtaA family protein — its product is MAATSAAAAPYAARDRYLHNRALVRGWLYVVLLVLFALVLVGGATRLTESGLSITEWQPIHGVIPPLNDAEWQEEFQRYQQIPQYTELNKGMSIEAFKSIFWWEWAHRLLARSVGLVFALPLLVFWVTRRIERGLGPKLVGILLLGGLQGAIGWWMVASGLVDRVSVSQYRLATHLTLAALIFTATMVVARGLAPHSEPAADRSTQRLAGFIVLLALIQIYLGGLVAGLNAGLSYNTWPLMDGKIIPGDLLILEPAWRNFFESPKTVQFVHRLGAYTVFAVALWHMIATRIRLPGSTHARRATLLFVLVLVQASIGIGTLLMQVPLHMALTHQGFALIVLGFAAAHCRGTKGAYPLPQEIALRN
- the argC gene encoding N-acetyl-gamma-glutamyl-phosphate reductase — its product is MKPKIFIDGEHGTTGLQIRALLAERGDLEIISIPAERRKETAARAEFLNAADIAILCLPDDAAKESVSLIANDTTKIIDASTAHRVAEGWAYGFAEMDKDQAKAIATAKRVANPGCWPQGPIATLRPLVAAGLLPTDFPITVNGISGYSGGGRPMIEDYVAKGEDASEFLPYGLTLQHKHVPELRAYAKLSHDPIMQPAVGNFAQGMITVVPLQLGGLDHVPTGAELHAAIADHFAAIKGGVVEVAPYAHLERVPEIDPEIYNGTNRMKVYVFANDNRAQALLLAVYDNLGKGASGAAVQNMDLMLGL
- the speB gene encoding agmatinase, whose amino-acid sequence is MATKNIDHAFTARSKTGGALEPTYSGALSFMRRKYTKDVKGADAVVWGIPFDAAVTNRPGARFGPQAIRRASAILDNDPQYPFSRDLFEHLAVVDYGDCLLDSGNHQKTPGTIEREAAKILKSGAFLLTLGGDHFVTWPLLKAHAAIHGPLALVQFDAHQDTWEDDGKRIDHGSFVGRAVKEGIIDPDRSIQIGIRTHAPDTFGIKILYGHEIEEMRASDIAYAIVDRTGGKKTYLTFDIDCLDPAYAPGTGTPVAGGPSSAKILSTLRQLNQVDIVGADVVEVAPAYDHADITAIAGSMVAMQYLGLLAERKARQVEMNNGNHNGAAVNQGHGI
- a CDS encoding aminoglycoside phosphotransferase family protein, with amino-acid sequence MDAPVFPARWKISAPELIAETFSSRIWKVVREDGSPAVVKALKPFDDVADELRGEHFLAWRRGEGAVRLLGRDGHRMLLEYAGDTLLTRVLDEQGDNVATAIAAEVMAKLLSPSKHRYPPELQPLRERFSSLFKKAKTDRHASDDSLYVEAAAIAERLLENPHDIRPLHGDLHHDNILQGPRGWLAIDPKGVLGDPGFDAANMFYNPLDRDALCLDPSRIAHMAEVFARTLGQSPAAILDHAIAYGCLSAAWHHEDDNAAEENRELSIAKTIRAVRTNF
- a CDS encoding acyltransferase family protein; translation: MTQTAFLNPSHAVVSTHAGTVAGERFQVLDSWRGICALLVALFHFPTASSISQSAFVGSSYLFVDFFFVLSGFVIASSYANRLSRPEEVARFALVRFGRIYPLHLLMLAAFAGFELLRLMLPQLHGTGAAPFTGGFDLASLLANLLLLQGMGFEDQLTWNAPSWSISAEFFAYLLFAGVVFVAGARAWIWFVAAAVTAPLFLLGFSTHHMDVSYDFGFIRCLYGFSLGALLAWFQHDSIAGARQLLARSGPRLSWTLAEIVMVAVIVLFVSLAGSNDFGIAAPLVFALALFLFAHEGGWISALLRTPFMLTLGALSYSIYMVHIFVQARLINFAGLVERKLGLGLIGDFVLRGQPATGFGAGLAGTGAIVIMLIATIAASWITWRLVEMPAMAWFRRLSRRI